AGCCGAAGCAACAGCACAAAAGGTTCGCGATCTGCTGGCATAACGCCAACACCGCAACAAGAAATTGGGCCACAGTTTCGTGTTTAACACGGGATTGTGGCCCTTTTCGTTTCTGCTAGCCTTTCACGCGAACCGACTGGAGCTGAAGAATGATGAAGCTGACCGCCTTAATGACCGCCGCAACCTTTGCTTTAACAGCATGTGGCGTGCCGCAAAGTCAGGTTTCGCCAAAAGGTGAAGTGTCTCAACCTCGGCTGTATAACACTGGCTTCACCGTCGCGCCGTCAAACGCACCAAGCGGCCCAGTCGTGGATAATTTCGCACGTGGCTTCCTAGACAGCATCCAAGCGCAATCAATTGCAGAGCGCCGCGAATACTGTGGCTACATCTTCATTGACGGTACTGGCCGGCTACAGGGCACGCCGCCCCGCCCGGGATCGTTTGCAGGTTGCGACATGCCAATTCCACGTGCAGGACAAGGCATCATCGCCAGCTACCACACACACGGTGCGTTTGGGCGCGCCTATGACAACGAAGTTCCATCGGTCATCGACCTCGCGTCTGACTTCCAGTTTGGCATTGATGGCTATGTCTCAACGCCTGGAGGCCGGGTATGGCTGGTAGACTTCCAAACCCAATCCACGCAACAGCTTTGCGGCTTGCGCTGCGTAACATCGGACCCCGGCTTCGTTCCACAAGGTGAAGCCGGAATTCGCCAGTCCTATTCAATTGAAACACTACAACGACGGTTTGCAGGTTTCTGATCTAGTGATGTGCTTTTGAGCCCGTGAAGGACCCAATAACCGGCCCAATCACGCGGGTTACGACTGGGATCAACAGCAGGCCAACAGCCAAACCAAGAACCCCATCACTAAACGCCGTCACAGCCCAGTTCCCAAAACCACTGTCCCCAGCAATGCTGTGCGACAGATCTTTGATAAAGCTATAAGGCTGCGCCCACCCAAGGAAATTCGGGTCATGCAACCCGTGCACGAGGATGGATCCACCAACCCAAAGCATCGCAGCCGTGCCCACAATAGACAGGACCGTCAACAGATGCGGCATCCCGCGCACAAGGCCTTTGCCAACGCCGCGGCCTACGCCTGATTTTGCGTTCAACGCCAACCAAGCCCCGACATCATCCATCTTCACGATCAGCGCGACCGTACCGTAGACAACAATGGTGATCGCCACCGCGATCGCAGCCAGTGTCATCCCTTGCAACCAAATGGATGCATCAGGAAATTCAGCAACGATACTGTTCAGTGAAATAGTCATGATCTCAGCGGACAGAATGAAGTCTGTCTTGATTGCCCCTTTAACACGGCTTTCTTCCAGATGCGCCGGATCACCTGCATCCATGTCTGCGTCAACGTAAGCATCATGATGGGGCCGTATGACATGATAAATCTTCTCAGCACCCTCAAAGCACAGATACAGACCACCCAACATCAACAACGGGATCAGCAGCCATGGCGCGAAGTAGTTCAGCAACATCGCCACCGGAAGCAGGATCACCAGCTTACTAAAGAACGATGCCCGTGCGATTTTCCAGATGATCGGCAGTTCGCGCTTGGGGTTCAGCCCTGTGACATACTTCGGCGTAACAGCCGCATCATCGATGATAACGCCCGCCGCCTTGGTGCCAGCTTTGGCGGCCATGCTTGCCACATCATCAATACTGGTCGCCGCAATCCGTGTCAGGGCTGCTACGTCATCCAACAGGGCAATCAATCCGCTCATCATCGTCTCCAAGTCTGTGTTGGTGCAGAACCTAGCGGTCAGCGACGTATCTGCAAGACCCTAGCTGATTCTTAGTACCCAAGTTTTCGCAACGGTAACACAAACGGTTAGCGCAAACGTTATGCAAAGGGCGGCAAACTGTTAGCGCAAACCTGCGGCAGCGAGGCACAGTTATCGCTAACATATTGATAAATCACCAATTTAGACTTGGTACACCCTGACGTCGCCCCTAAGAAAGGCGCAACCAACTTGCCATAAGGAACTGCGCAATGACCGTCACAGTAGGTATCAATGGATTTGGCCGCATCGGGCGCTGCACCCTCTCCCACATCGCGGAAAGTGCACGCAACGATATTCAAGTTGTCAAAATCAACGCGACTGGGCCGGTTGAAACCAATGCGCACCTTCTACGATACGACTCTATTCACGGCCGCTTCCCTGGCGACATCACTGTGAATGACGGCAAACTCGACCTTGGGCGCGGTCCAATCGACGTTATGTCGACCTATGACCCACAAGAGTTGGACTGGGACGGCTGCGATATCGTCCTTGAATGCACGGGCAAGTTTAACGACGGTCACAAATCCTCTGTTCACCTCGAACGCGGCGCAGGCAAAGTCCTGATCTCGGCCCCTGCTAGCAATGTAGACAAGACCATCGTCTACGGCGTGAACCACCGCGACCTGCAAGCAGACCACCGCATGGTGTCCAACGGGTCCTGCACCACCAACTGCCTCGCCCCGCTTGCCAAAGTCTTGAATGACGCCATTGGCATTGAGCGCGGCATCATGACAACGATCCACAGCTACACTGGCGACCAGCCAACACTGGACCGCCGCCACGAAGACCTCTACCGCGCCCGCGCTGCGGCCATGGCAATGATCCCAACATCGACAGGTGCGGCTAAGGCGCTGTCGCTTGTACTGCCGGAAATGGAAGGCAAGCTCGACGGGACCGCCCTGCGCGTTCCAACGCCGAATGTCTCAGCCGTTGATCTGACATTTGAAGCTGCCAAAGACGTGACCGTTGAAGACGTAAACGCCGTCGTCGCCGAGGCCTGCGCTGGGCACATGGGCATGGTGATGACCTATGATCCAGAACCAAAGGTTTCGATCGACTTCAACCACACACCTGAAAGTTCAATCTTCGCACCAGACCAAACCAAGGTCATCGGTAGGCGCACCGTACGCGTTCTGGCATGGTACGACAACGAGTGGGGTTTCTCGGTTCGTATGGCGGACGTTGCGGCGCACATGGGTCGCTTGAACTAAGGCCACACTTTCGCCAAAACGCGGTGCTACAACAGGTGCGACCCAAAGGGACGCTCCGTGGATACGACATACAATGAACATCTAACCCGCCTGGCCGAACGCCATCTGGAAAACAAACTGCGCAATAGCTGGATTATGGTGGCAATCGGTTTTGCGAGTGCCGTCGCGTTCTTAACTTGGTCTTATGTTGAATTCTCGCGCCTTGGGTATTTGCCTGTGTTGGGTATCTTGTTTTCTGGCTTTATCCTCGCCGGTGGAACGCCACAGTTCTTTCGCCAAATGAGGACGATAGCGTCGTCCCCAGTTCACGCTAGTCATTCATATCAAGATCAACAAAACAGCATTCGACACGGCCTCGTTGCGCAGGAACTAGAAAGTTCAGCAATCCGAACATTACAGCGAAAACTAAAGATTGCGTTTATTGTGCGCATGCTTGGTGTTCTTGCGCTGCTGTCACTTTATCCAATCGCCACTATTCTGGCGGACGATGGAACGCGAGGGTCTTATAAGCACAATCACGTCACCGGCGAGGTTCTCATTTCCTATGACGGTCGGGAATGGTATGGCCTAGGCCCATGACCACACGCCTCGCCTTTATCCTGTTCTTGCTGATCGCCGCGTTTTTCGTGCTGGACCATTACGTCCTACACCTGAACGCAGGAGTATTTCTTGGTAGAAAGATCATAGAATTGATGAGCTGGATCGCAATCTGGCGATAGTTCCGTGTCTGACGGGTTGACCTTTCCTGAGATTTGGGGATGTTAGCGCCAACAGTGGCAGCGCGTTGTTGCCATACCCGCTGATCCAAAACTGGAGGCTCCCATGACCGTAAAAGTAGCAATCAATGGCTTTGGCCGTATCGGACGCAATGTATTGCGCGCCATCATCGAATCTGGCCGCACAGACATTGAAGTCATCGCAATCAATGACCTTGGCCCTGTCGAGACAAACGCACACCTGTTGCAGTACGATTCAGTTCACGGCCGCTTCCCGCACCCAGTGACAACAACAGACGACACAATTGACGTTGGCCGTGGCCCAATGAAAGTGACCGCACTGCGCAATCCGGCTGACTTGCCATGGGGCGACGTTGATATCGTGCTGGAATGTACCGGTATCTTCACATCAAAAGAAGCGTGCCAAGCACACCTTGAAAACGGATCTTCCCGCGTGCTGATTTCAGCACCTGGTAAGAACGCCGACAAAACAATCGTGTTCGGTGTGAACGACAACACGTTAACGTCAGACGACATTGTTGTCTCTAACGCGTCTTGCACCACAAACTGCCTGTCCCCTGTTGTAAAAGTCCTCAACGATGAAATCGGCATCGTCAAAGGCTTCATGACAACAATCCACAGCTACACAGGCGATCAGCCAACATTGGACACAATGCACGGTGACCTTTACCGCGCACGTGCAGCGGCCTTGTCCATGATCCCGACATCCACAGGTGCGGCTAAGGCCGTTGGCCTTGTATTGCCTGAACTGGACGGCAAACTCGACGGCGTTGCGATCCGCGTTCCAACGCCGAACGTTTCTGTTGTTGATCTGACATTCGAAGCCGCTCGCGACACAAGTGCTGAAGAAATCAACGATATCATCCGCAAAGCAGCTGGCGCAGGTCCGCTGAAAGGTATCCTTGGCTTCACCGATAAGAAATTGGTGTCCACGGACTTCAACCATGACCCACATTCGTCAATCTTCCACACAGAACAAACCCGTGTCATGGAAGGCAAAATGTGCCGCATCCTGACTTGGTATGACAACGAATGGGGCTTTTCTAACCGCATGGGCGACACAGCCGTTGCGATGGGCAAACTTCTGTAACACCAAAAATGTCTATGTTTTTAAGGGCCGCCCAATCGGGTGGCCCTTTTTTGTTGCACCGTGAAAACGAACCTATGCACAGAACGCAATCCCGTTAGCGCAAACGAAGGGCTAGTGCTGCAGCGCAGCATGACTAGATTGGTGTCAAGACAAACATATATCCATGGAAAGGATACGCTATGACACTTATGAACACCCTCCGCGATCGCCTGACCAAACGCGCCGCTTTCAAACGCACACAATTCGAACTTGCAAACCTGCCAGTTGAATTCGCGATCAATGATCTTGGGATTTGCCCAGCAGACGCGAAGAAGATCGCTGCCAAAGCTGTTTACGGTTAAGTCATGCGTGCGGCACGCGCTGCACACAGAAACTTGATCGACTGTGATTGTATAGATTTACATAATTGAAGCATGTTTCGCGTCTAATTAGGGACAGAACATGCCAAAATCCAAGAAATCCAAACGGTCACAATCAACGCAGGTTCCGCAAAAGGTACCTTTGACACGCAGAACCGTTTTGCAGTCTTTGGCCCTCTATGGAACCGGAACCGCTGTTGCCGCCGGAGGTGGCGCGCTTTTTGCACTGGATTTCAGATCAAAGCTTGCGGAAGCTGACCTGACCCGCATTGGCACCGGCACTCCGGCGATTGTTCAAATACACGACCCATCTTGTCAGCTGTGTTTGGCGCTCCAACGCGAAACGCGCGCAGCCCTAAATGACTGTGATGAACAGTACATTTATCTTGTCGCAAACATCAAATCCGAAATTGGCGCTGCATTTCAGCGCAGAATGGGCCAGCCGCACGTTACACTTGCATTACTGGATGCCGACGGAACGCCGTTGCATTTCATCAACGGTGTCACACCAGCGGATACACTGAAGGACGCATTCCAAACTCACTTCGGATAAGTTTGCCTTAGTTTTTCAATCGAGCCGTCAAAGCGCGTCGTACAGGCGGGGTGACAAATTTGGACACATCCCCCCCGAGCCGCGCGATTTCCTTAACGAGTTTTGACGCAATCGCTTGGTGTTGGGCTTCGGCCATCAAGAACACTGTCTCTACGGTGTCATCCAACTGGCGGTTCATGCCAACCATTTGATATTCATACTCAAAATCGGCAACCGCCCGCAAACCACGAATAATAATGCCTGCTCCAACGTCTTTGGCGCAATCGATCAACAGGTTCTCAAACGGATGGGCTACGATCTCGCAGCCGGTTTCCTCAGACAGAATGGCGCATTCGGCTTCAATCATTGCCACTCGCTCTTCAAGGCTGAACAGCGGTCCCTTATCACGATTGATCGCGACACCGATGACCAACTTGTCGACCAATGAACAGGCACGCCGAATAATATCGACGTGTCCCAATGTGACGGGATCAAACGTCCCCGGATAAAGCCCAATGCGCATGGTAGTCCTCACCTTGATTGTGGGGCGCAAGACACCCTAACACGAACCAGAATGCAAGCGTCCTAGTGGCCCATCACCATTCCAGTCAGCGCATCGCGTTCCGCTGCCAGTTCAGCAAGGCGTGCTTTAACCGCGTCGCCGATAGAAATCAGGCCGACCATCGTGTCGCCGTCCATTACTGGCATGTGGCGAAAACGTCCTTCGGTCATCTTGCTCAGGACGGTGTCTGACGTGTCGGACGGATTACATGTGATCAGCTTTTTGGTCATCATTTCACTCACGACAGTCGCCATACAACTAGGTCCCTGCTTACCCAGCTCACGAACGATATCGCGTTCTGACAGAATACCAGCAGGCGTCGCGCCACCGTCATCGCTGATTACGATCGTACCAATCCGTTTGTCCGACATTATATTTGCAGCATCCGCAACGGATGCATCTGAGGTCAACGTAATGACGCCGCTTGTGCCTTTGGACTTGAGGATTTGGGATACGATCATAGCAATCTCCTATTGTTTATAGTCCAAGTGTCGCGTCCAGCGTGTGTTGGAGTCAAGCAACCAGACTCTCTAGCCGTGCAATCTCGGCCTTAAGCCTTTGATTTAAGGCTGCGGCAAAGCGGCTCAGGCGGTCTGAAGACCGGTCACTGACGTGCCGCACGAGGTAAAAAGACCGCGTCAAAGACAGTTCCTCCACCAGAACACGTTTCAACTCAGGCGCGAAGGGCAGTGCGAAATCATGCATAATTCCAACCCCCGCCCCGTTTCGCAGCGCCATGACCTGCACCGCAACCGAATTGGACGCGACCTGCACGCCGTCAGCCCCTAGATCGCCCAAGTAGTCCAATTCCTTGTCGAAAATCATATCGGGGATGTAGCCAACGATGCGATGCTGTTTCAGGTCATCCATCTTCTCAATCGTTTCCCCCTTGGGCGCGGCGAGGTGAAGTCGATAGTCACTGACCTTTTGCACAGTTAGTCGCCCCGCTTGTGGGCGCGACACCGTGATGGCCATATCGGCCTCTCGTTTAGACAGGTTCACCACACGGGGCAACGCAAGCACCTGAATTTCGAGGCCTGGGTTCTCGGCAGAAATCGCAGCGCAAACCTGTGGTAACAAGTAATTCGCGGCGCCATCCGGCGCGCCAATTCGGATTTGCCCC
This Octadecabacter temperatus DNA region includes the following protein-coding sequences:
- a CDS encoding DUF4329 domain-containing protein; the protein is MMKLTALMTAATFALTACGVPQSQVSPKGEVSQPRLYNTGFTVAPSNAPSGPVVDNFARGFLDSIQAQSIAERREYCGYIFIDGTGRLQGTPPRPGSFAGCDMPIPRAGQGIIASYHTHGAFGRAYDNEVPSVIDLASDFQFGIDGYVSTPGGRVWLVDFQTQSTQQLCGLRCVTSDPGFVPQGEAGIRQSYSIETLQRRFAGF
- a CDS encoding DUF808 domain-containing protein, coding for MSGLIALLDDVAALTRIAATSIDDVASMAAKAGTKAAGVIIDDAAVTPKYVTGLNPKRELPIIWKIARASFFSKLVILLPVAMLLNYFAPWLLIPLLMLGGLYLCFEGAEKIYHVIRPHHDAYVDADMDAGDPAHLEESRVKGAIKTDFILSAEIMTISLNSIVAEFPDASIWLQGMTLAAIAVAITIVVYGTVALIVKMDDVGAWLALNAKSGVGRGVGKGLVRGMPHLLTVLSIVGTAAMLWVGGSILVHGLHDPNFLGWAQPYSFIKDLSHSIAGDSGFGNWAVTAFSDGVLGLAVGLLLIPVVTRVIGPVIGSFTGSKAHH
- the gap gene encoding type I glyceraldehyde-3-phosphate dehydrogenase — its product is MTVTVGINGFGRIGRCTLSHIAESARNDIQVVKINATGPVETNAHLLRYDSIHGRFPGDITVNDGKLDLGRGPIDVMSTYDPQELDWDGCDIVLECTGKFNDGHKSSVHLERGAGKVLISAPASNVDKTIVYGVNHRDLQADHRMVSNGSCTTNCLAPLAKVLNDAIGIERGIMTTIHSYTGDQPTLDRRHEDLYRARAAAMAMIPTSTGAAKALSLVLPEMEGKLDGTALRVPTPNVSAVDLTFEAAKDVTVEDVNAVVAEACAGHMGMVMTYDPEPKVSIDFNHTPESSIFAPDQTKVIGRRTVRVLAWYDNEWGFSVRMADVAAHMGRLN
- a CDS encoding glyceraldehyde-3-phosphate dehydrogenase; translation: MTTRLAFILFLLIAAFFVLDHYVLHLNAGVFLGRKIIELMSWIAIWR
- the gap gene encoding type I glyceraldehyde-3-phosphate dehydrogenase, giving the protein MTVKVAINGFGRIGRNVLRAIIESGRTDIEVIAINDLGPVETNAHLLQYDSVHGRFPHPVTTTDDTIDVGRGPMKVTALRNPADLPWGDVDIVLECTGIFTSKEACQAHLENGSSRVLISAPGKNADKTIVFGVNDNTLTSDDIVVSNASCTTNCLSPVVKVLNDEIGIVKGFMTTIHSYTGDQPTLDTMHGDLYRARAAALSMIPTSTGAAKAVGLVLPELDGKLDGVAIRVPTPNVSVVDLTFEAARDTSAEEINDIIRKAAGAGPLKGILGFTDKKLVSTDFNHDPHSSIFHTEQTRVMEGKMCRILTWYDNEWGFSNRMGDTAVAMGKLL
- the coaD gene encoding pantetheine-phosphate adenylyltransferase, with protein sequence MRIGLYPGTFDPVTLGHVDIIRRACSLVDKLVIGVAINRDKGPLFSLEERVAMIEAECAILSEETGCEIVAHPFENLLIDCAKDVGAGIIIRGLRAVADFEYEYQMVGMNRQLDDTVETVFLMAEAQHQAIASKLVKEIARLGGDVSKFVTPPVRRALTARLKN
- a CDS encoding CBS domain-containing protein — translated: MIVSQILKSKGTSGVITLTSDASVADAANIMSDKRIGTIVISDDGGATPAGILSERDIVRELGKQGPSCMATVVSEMMTKKLITCNPSDTSDTVLSKMTEGRFRHMPVMDGDTMVGLISIGDAVKARLAELAAERDALTGMVMGH
- a CDS encoding LysR family transcriptional regulator, with the protein product MASWDDMRVFLAVARAESLSRAAPTLRMDAATVGRRIARLEAGLGAALFVKSPQGYALTDLGVRMRDHAADAEASLSQAIEEAQGDQAGLTGQIRIGAPDGAANYLLPQVCAAISAENPGLEIQVLALPRVVNLSKREADMAITVSRPQAGRLTVQKVSDYRLHLAAPKGETIEKMDDLKQHRIVGYIPDMIFDKELDYLGDLGADGVQVASNSVAVQVMALRNGAGVGIMHDFALPFAPELKRVLVEELSLTRSFYLVRHVSDRSSDRLSRFAAALNQRLKAEIARLESLVA